A window of Halogeometricum sp. S1BR25-6 genomic DNA:
GCGTCTCGACGGTGGCGGTGGGGAGCCAATCGTTGAGGAGGACCCCGCCGAGGACGCCGACGCCGCTGCCGACGCCGAGGAGCGCCGCGAGCCGACGGCCCCCACCCCGCAGTTCGCCCGAACGAACGTAGGAGTAGCTTCCGAGCGCGCCGGTCGCCGCGAACGTCGCGAGCGCGGTGCCGGCGACGGCCTCCGAGGGGAGGTCCGTGAACGCGTAGAGCGCGGCGGTGACGAAGACGCCGCCGACGCCGATACCGGTGTTCCCGACGCCCGCGAGGAAGGCGACGACGACGAGCGACGCGAGAACCGGGGGAGAAAGCGAGGCGACCATCGGGAGGAGTTGCGGCGTGCGCCGGGAAAATCCGACGGCGGGTGGCCGTCGAATCGACTGAGAGCGGCTGAGAGTCACTCGCACGTCCGTCAGCCCACGGATTTAACCGTATCAAGCGAGATTATATTTTGTAGTGATTTCGCGGGAATATATGCGATTCGTGAGTCGTAGCGCCGAGCGTCTGCGCCGTCGACCCTCGCTCCACCGATGGTCGCCGCGTGGCGGACGCCAAATCAAACGCCGTCGGGGGACGGCGCGGAAACAGCGGGGGAGCTGAGATGGGGGCGACTTCGCAGGGCAGACTGCGAGACACCGTGAGCGGCTTCTTCCAAGAGTACGGGCTCGCGTTCGTCATGGTGGCGAGCTACTTCGGCTCCGGGTCCGTCTTCATCGCCTCCTCGGCCGGCGTCCGGTACGGCTACACCCTCGCGTGGGCCGTCGTCGGCGCCGCGCTGCTGGGCTTCATGGGACAGGACATGAGCGCCCGACTGGGTATCTTCGGCGAGTCGCTGATGTCGTTCATCCGGTCGAAACTCGGACAGACCGGCGCGCTCGTCGTCGCGGTGCTGCTCTCCGTCGGCTGTGTGGCGTGGGCGCTCGAACTCACAGCCGCCGTCGGCAAGGGCATCTCCATCCTCATGGGCGGCGCCGTCGGCTGGATGCCGCTGGCCGTCCTCACCGGTCTGGCCGCCATCGTCACGGGCGTTCTCAACTACGAGGGCATCGAGCGCGTCATGACGGCGATGATGCTCGGTCTCCTCGTCATCTACCTCGTCGTCGCCGGCGCGAGCCAACCCGACGTCGGCGCGCTGGCGTCCGGGTTCGTCCCCGCGCTCGGTACGTTCGGAGAGGCGGCCGTGCTCACGTCCGCCGCCGGCATCGTCGGCACGACGGCGCTGTGGCCGAACTTCTTCCTCGAATCCAACCTCGTCTCCGAGAAGGGATGGACGGAGAAGGCCGACGTCTCGACGATGCGACGCGACCTCGGAATCGGCTACACGGTCGGCGGCGTCACGACCATCGCCATCCTCGTCGCCGCCGCGGCGGTGCTCCGGCCGGCCGGCTACACGTCCTTGGAGACGTTCATCACCCCCGGTCGCGCGCTCGCCGACGTGCTCGGCCAGTGGGCGATGACGCTGTTCCTGCTCGGCGCCGTCGCGGCCGCGTTCAACAGCATCATCCCCATCATGTGGGCGCCCGCGTACATGATCCAGAACGCCCGCGGGAAGGACGTCGACAGCGCGAGCCGGGACTTCAAGATCATCTACGCCATCGGAACGGGAATCGGCTGTCTGTCGCCGCTGGTCACGATATTCTTCGGGCTGAGCGTCGTCGACATGATCCTCCTGTTCCCGGCGTACAACGGTATCGTCGGGCTTCCGGTGACGGTCATCTTCCTCTTCTGGGCGCTCAACGACTCGGAGACGATGGGCGAAGAGACGAACAGTCTCGCGCTGACGGCCGCGAACCTGGTCCTCGTGGTGTTGGCCATCTTCCTCTCGGCCACCTCCGCGCCCGGGTTCTTCGAGACGCTCACCACCGGCGGGTTCTGACCCGTCGGCGCGAACCGCGGTCCGTCGTCCCCGCCCGTTCGGGACGACAGCGAACGGCCACAGACCGCCCGTCCGGGTGAGGACAATCAAAATTCCCTTAACCCATGACTCCGTAGCCGCCGACATGGTCGAAATCAGTCTCTTGGGGCTGGGGCTCGGCGTGACCCTGACGCTCCTCGCCGCCGCTCTGCACTTCTCGCGCGGGACGGCGTGGACGCCCACCGCGGACATCTCACAGGACGTCCTCGAACGCCGGGCGAGCACCGTCCCCGAGACGGACTTCCCCGAACCGATGAACCGCTCTATCGGCGGCGGCGGCGTCGCCGCGGGCGCCGTCGGCGACGGCGAAGAGGGCGGGGAACTCGAAGGCGAGGCCGAAGAGGAGTCGACGAGTCCCGCCGACATCCCCGAGGACGAAGTGGAGTACTTCGAGGTGGAGTTCGCAAAGCAGGGCAGCACCATCGAAGTCGCCAACAACCAGACGCTCTTGGAGGCCGGCGAGGACGAGGGCTGGGACATGCCGTACGCCTGCCGACAGGGTCAGTGCGTCTCCTGCGCCGGGCAGGTCACCTCCGGCGGCAACTCCGAGGACTACGTCACCCACGACGGCCAGCAGATGCTCGACGACGGCGAACTCGACGAGGGGTACACGCTCACCTGCGTCGCCTACCCGAAGGCGGACCTCACGCTCGAAACCGGCGAAGCGCCCTGAAACCGTTTCCGACCGCTCTCGCCCCGATACGACGCGTTCTCCGGTCGAACTCCGACGCTGCGTCTTCGCGTTCTGGCCACGTTCGTACCGGCCCATCCACCATACAGTCTCTTTTCGAATAATATCATAAAAAGTCAAAGTCCAGTAGAAGAGTTATTTTCGTCGTGGAGACAAACCCTTCTCGTCTCGACGACGAGGTGTACGAGTACATCGAGGCGCAGAGTCGGCCCACGGAGACGTTCGCGGACACCGTCTCCGACTCGCCCGTCTCTGCTCGGACGCCGAACTCGCCGAACTGCTCGATTCGGCGGACGTGGAGGCGATTCGCGAAGTCGTCGGCGGAGCGAACGCCCCCGACGACGGAAGCACGAAGAGCGCCTGAGACGCCGCGGGAGGCGGAAGTTCCGTTCGGGAACGGAGCGGTCACGGAGCGAAGCGTCGAAGTGAACCGGTCGTGTTTCGATTCGAAACATCCGGCCGTCCGTTCCCGTTTCGACGGGTTAACAAGAAGTTACGTTGTCCTACACGTTCAGTGCCTCCAACATCGCCCGACGGTGCGTCGCTCACCGAGGGCGACCTGAAGCGACCGATGTTCGCGCTCGCGTGGCCCATCATCGTCACCGAGTTACTGCAGGTCGCCTACAACCTCGCCGACACCATCTGGCTCGGTCGCCTCTCGACGGACGCGGTCGCCGCCATCAGCCTCGCGTTTCCCCTCATCTTCCTGCTCATCTCTATCGGCGGCGGCTTCACCGTCGCGGGCACCATCCTCGTCGCGCAGTACACCGGCGCAAAGCGGGAGGGTTCCGCCGGCACCGTCGCCGGACAGACGTTCTCGTTCATCATCGCCATCGCCGTCGCCGTCGGCCTCCTCGGGTTCTTCGCGACGGACCTGATGCTCGGCGTCCTCCCGAGTTCCGCCGCGACTGCCGGGCAGGTCATCCCGCTGGCCGGCGACTACATGCGGGTGTTCTTCCTCGGCCTCCCCTTCCTGTTCGGCTTCTTCGTGTTCTCCTCGCTCATGCGCGGATACGGCAACACGCGCGCGCCGATGGTCGTGATGTTCATCAGCG
This region includes:
- a CDS encoding Nramp family divalent metal transporter, encoding MGATSQGRLRDTVSGFFQEYGLAFVMVASYFGSGSVFIASSAGVRYGYTLAWAVVGAALLGFMGQDMSARLGIFGESLMSFIRSKLGQTGALVVAVLLSVGCVAWALELTAAVGKGISILMGGAVGWMPLAVLTGLAAIVTGVLNYEGIERVMTAMMLGLLVIYLVVAGASQPDVGALASGFVPALGTFGEAAVLTSAAGIVGTTALWPNFFLESNLVSEKGWTEKADVSTMRRDLGIGYTVGGVTTIAILVAAAAVLRPAGYTSLETFITPGRALADVLGQWAMTLFLLGAVAAAFNSIIPIMWAPAYMIQNARGKDVDSASRDFKIIYAIGTGIGCLSPLVTIFFGLSVVDMILLFPAYNGIVGLPVTVIFLFWALNDSETMGEETNSLALTAANLVLVVLAIFLSATSAPGFFETLTTGGF
- a CDS encoding 2Fe-2S iron-sulfur cluster-binding protein, which produces MVEISLLGLGLGVTLTLLAAALHFSRGTAWTPTADISQDVLERRASTVPETDFPEPMNRSIGGGGVAAGAVGDGEEGGELEGEAEEESTSPADIPEDEVEYFEVEFAKQGSTIEVANNQTLLEAGEDEGWDMPYACRQGQCVSCAGQVTSGGNSEDYVTHDGQQMLDDGELDEGYTLTCVAYPKADLTLETGEAP